The sequence TTCCACTCGACGAACCAGATGCTTACCATGACAAGAACTCCTGCAATCGCACCGATTACCACGGCTGCCCAGGGTGCCACGAATGCACAGGGGGCTGTTATCCCAACCAATCCTGCTAAAGCGCCGTTACAGATGAGGAAAATGTTCGCCTTTCCGGTTCTGAAGTAGGTCACGTAGCAGGCGATCACAGCACCAGCTGCGCCCGCTAAGAACGTGTTTACCGCGATCACTGCTATCCGCAAGTCCGTTGCTGCAAGCGTGCTGCCGGGATTGAACCCAAACCAGCCGAAGAAGAGTATGAACGTACCCAGAACAATGTACACGATGTTGTGACCGGGTATTGCAACCGGTGTTCCGTCCTTCTTGAATTTGCCCGCTCGCGGCCCTACGAGATACGCACCAGCCAGTGCGACGAACCCGCCAACCGCGTGTACAACGCCCGAGCCTGCGAAATCCACTGCACCTGCACCGTAAGGTAGCGTTGACAGCCAGCCACCTCCCCAGACCCAGTGCCCGTAGATCGGATAGATCACTACGGTCACGATGACAGTGTAAATAAGATATGCCTGGAACTTCGTCCGTCCCGCCATCGCACCGGCAACGATCGTCGCTGCGGTCGCCGCAAACATCGCCTGGAAAAGCCAGAGCATGTTCGTGGTAACATCGTAAGCCTCTCCCGCTAGGAACCATCCGCTGTAGCCGATGAGTGCATTCCCGAGTTCCAGCCCTGGCGCGGCTTCTGACCCGCCAAACATGAACGCGAAGCCGACGACTAGGAAGGCGATCGCACCGAGAGAGAAGTCCATATAGCTCTTCGCCAGGTAGTTCACGGCGTTCTTCGCACGAATTGCACCCACACCGACGAGCGCAAATCCTGCTTGCATGAAGAAGACGAGAAATCCTGCAACCAGTACCCAAACGAAATTGATCGCAATCTCAAGGCTCGCCAGATAGCCCGTATAAGTCATCTCACCGCTGGGGTCTCCTGCCATCACTCCCGGCATCATTGTCAGTAGTATGCCCCCTATAACGAGCATAAATACAGGCACTACTCTCAAATGTCTCGCTGCTATATCTTTTCTTTCTTTTACCATCTATCTTTTTAATTACCTCCTTTCTTAGCTGTTACCCAGCCACTATAAAAAGGGTATGTGAGAAATTAGACTAATAATTAAGAATTGATATGATTTATCAGTGGATAATTACATTTTTATTTGTAATTATGTCCTTAAATATATTAGGCTATTTGGGAACGAATCATAAAAGTTATGAAAATTTAGGGGTGCATTTTTGGACAAAATTACAGAGATCAGTACCTATTTTGGATAACTATGCTTAGAGCCTTAAAAAAGGGTTTTGGACTAGTAATCACCTAGAGTTACAATTATATTCAAAAACCAAACAATTCATACTTAACACCCTCGCCTAGAAACCGCTCGATCCAGCCATGCGCGAAACTAAGCCGTGATGAAAATTC comes from Methanomicrobia archaeon and encodes:
- a CDS encoding ammonium transporter; the protein is MLVIGGILLTMMPGVMAGDPSGEMTYTGYLASLEIAINFVWVLVAGFLVFFMQAGFALVGVGAIRAKNAVNYLAKSYMDFSLGAIAFLVVGFAFMFGGSEAAPGLELGNALIGYSGWFLAGEAYDVTTNMLWLFQAMFAATAATIVAGAMAGRTKFQAYLIYTVIVTVVIYPIYGHWVWGGGWLSTLPYGAGAVDFAGSGVVHAVGGFVALAGAYLVGPRAGKFKKDGTPVAIPGHNIVYIVLGTFILFFGWFGFNPGSTLAATDLRIAVIAVNTFLAGAAGAVIACYVTYFRTGKANIFLICNGALAGLVGITAPCAFVAPWAAVVIGAIAGVLVMVSIWFVEWKLGVDDPVGAVSVHGVNGLWGLLAVGIFADGTYGGVSGLIAGNVGQFIAQAINVVTVFIWAFGLGLLIFATIKYTVGLRVSKEEEVVGLDISEHGTPCYASPEDSCWG